In the genome of Leptospira kanakyensis, one region contains:
- a CDS encoding adenylate/guanylate cyclase domain-containing protein yields the protein MEYTYQLPNIDAVGDAWTYFWLQLPYGIPGIISLVVGFFLSAFSFRRIFHTKGEDRILSLNVAISFFGYGILGLVLSLRAWILDRELLLVLNNWLYLFIILILPSNFYICYALSRKKIFLYYTYLCWVSVAFGYVGLLQGLGFHNEWFDYQFGKYPKATNYIKPFGIIPLVGYFVLVLPFFTFQWKILLKRIHKSLFIGYNVLFLMTISNAPVLLGYNVYPGSFFIFIPLILIAYGIFRSDFLDVNELLFDRNGLFYILFGVVSFSLIVLSGTVALGLSHSAYLNDNWFPHALPPTISFFVAIFMAIIVAGSNPQAKINQLCAFSLIITAFYNLQSIPTKLELNYLILLRISQVSFLIFSLAPSILSRFVIKAIGSERPKSLLVVDLLSVLCSFLSITPFLHNGYYRYDYGIIHKGSFVPYLLGVAGFFAFVIVGREIRKRWKKLPNESIVALGSVLLSGVFLLTAFFPSHGFNIPPISDYLFIPTTLLGFAVLKLGAFSLPGRTIRFSQKLANLGIFSILFASLLQMPKFLEKLAFGESLFHITLVTLPLVLFNYLLVYVFARPLAEELDRSYILLEKAKKEAELAGEESEKLLLNILPKSVAEEIKVNGYCEPKSFEEATILFTDFRGFTEVAQNMESNELITELDACFTQFDEIIFRNQLEKLKTIGDSYMCAGGLPDPNYTHPIDACLAALEIRSFMDQMKDIKSQLDLPYWELRIGIHTGSVIAGVVGRFKFAYDIWGSSVNTASRMESSGIVGEINISQSTYDKVRFLFHCDHRGKIVDKNGEKHDMYLLKQIKSKFSKDGLVPNELFWSIYQKVKQGSKIVLKSKLEPESIT from the coding sequence ATGGAATATACATACCAATTACCTAACATTGATGCAGTTGGAGATGCGTGGACATATTTTTGGTTACAACTTCCATACGGAATCCCTGGAATTATATCTCTAGTAGTTGGATTTTTTTTAAGCGCCTTTAGTTTTCGTAGGATTTTTCACACAAAAGGTGAAGATCGAATTTTATCTCTCAATGTTGCCATTTCCTTTTTCGGATACGGAATTCTTGGGCTCGTTCTCTCTCTCAGAGCTTGGATTTTGGATCGTGAACTTCTACTGGTTCTAAACAATTGGCTTTATCTATTCATCATCCTCATTTTACCTTCGAATTTTTACATTTGTTATGCGCTCTCTAGAAAAAAGATATTTTTGTATTATACCTATCTTTGTTGGGTAAGTGTCGCCTTTGGGTATGTGGGACTTTTGCAAGGATTGGGTTTTCATAATGAATGGTTTGATTACCAATTTGGTAAATACCCAAAAGCTACAAATTACATAAAACCTTTTGGAATCATCCCTCTCGTTGGTTACTTTGTTCTGGTATTGCCATTTTTTACCTTCCAATGGAAAATTTTATTAAAACGAATCCATAAATCACTTTTCATTGGTTATAATGTTTTGTTTCTCATGACAATTTCGAATGCACCAGTTTTGCTAGGATACAATGTGTACCCTGGATCCTTTTTTATCTTCATTCCACTCATCTTAATTGCTTACGGTATTTTTCGCTCCGATTTCCTAGATGTAAACGAACTGCTCTTTGATCGGAATGGACTATTTTATATTTTGTTTGGTGTGGTTTCTTTTTCTCTCATCGTGCTCAGTGGAACAGTTGCTTTAGGCCTTAGCCACAGCGCCTATTTAAATGACAATTGGTTTCCTCATGCCCTTCCTCCGACTATATCCTTTTTTGTTGCCATTTTTATGGCCATCATCGTGGCAGGAAGTAACCCACAAGCAAAGATCAACCAGTTATGTGCTTTTTCTTTGATCATCACTGCATTTTATAATTTACAATCCATTCCTACGAAACTGGAACTCAATTATCTAATTTTACTTCGTATATCCCAGGTTAGTTTTCTAATATTTTCTCTTGCTCCGAGTATCTTATCTCGATTTGTGATCAAGGCAATTGGCAGCGAAAGACCTAAATCACTACTTGTTGTCGATTTGTTATCCGTTCTATGTTCATTTTTATCCATCACTCCTTTTTTACATAATGGTTACTACCGTTATGATTATGGAATCATCCACAAAGGTTCTTTCGTTCCTTATCTACTAGGTGTTGCTGGTTTTTTTGCCTTTGTCATTGTGGGCAGAGAGATTCGCAAACGTTGGAAAAAATTACCGAACGAATCCATTGTTGCTTTAGGTTCTGTTTTACTTTCAGGAGTATTTTTATTAACCGCATTTTTTCCATCACATGGATTCAATATCCCTCCCATTTCTGATTATCTATTTATACCCACCACCTTACTCGGATTTGCTGTTTTAAAGTTGGGTGCATTTTCATTACCAGGAAGAACCATTCGATTCAGCCAAAAACTTGCCAATTTGGGTATTTTTTCCATTTTATTTGCCAGTTTACTCCAAATGCCAAAGTTTTTAGAAAAATTAGCATTCGGTGAAAGTCTATTCCATATAACTCTAGTTACGCTACCACTTGTTTTATTTAACTATTTACTTGTTTATGTTTTTGCACGTCCCTTAGCAGAAGAATTAGATAGAAGTTATATCCTTTTGGAAAAAGCCAAAAAGGAAGCGGAACTTGCCGGCGAAGAATCAGAAAAACTATTATTAAACATTCTTCCTAAATCAGTCGCAGAAGAAATCAAAGTCAATGGGTATTGTGAACCAAAATCCTTTGAAGAGGCAACCATCCTTTTTACTGATTTTCGTGGTTTCACAGAAGTTGCCCAAAACATGGAATCAAACGAACTCATCACAGAACTCGATGCATGTTTTACGCAATTTGATGAAATCATTTTTAGAAACCAATTGGAAAAACTCAAAACGATTGGTGACTCTTATATGTGTGCTGGTGGTTTACCAGACCCAAACTACACACACCCAATTGATGCTTGTTTGGCGGCACTTGAAATCAGATCCTTTATGGACCAAATGAAAGATATCAAATCCCAGTTAGACCTTCCTTATTGGGAACTTAGAATTGGAATTCATACCGGTTCCGTGATTGCTGGTGTTGTGGGACGATTTAAATTTGCCTATGACATTTGGGGGAGTAGTGTCAACACCGCATCCCGAATGGAAAGTTCCGGAATTGTTGGCGAAATCAATATCTCACAATCTACGTACGACAAAGTTCGGTTTTTATTCCATTGTGATCACAGAGGTAAGATCGTCGATAAAAATGGAGAGAAACATGATATGTATCTTTTGAAACAGATCAAATCTAAGTTTTCCAAAGATGGACTTGTTCCCAACGAACTGTTTTGGTCGATTTATCAAAAAGTCAAACAAGGCAGTAAAATTGTTTTAAAATCAAAATTAGAACCAGAAAGTATCACTTAA
- a CDS encoding DUF2461 domain-containing protein gives MKIGKNILQFLSELKINNNRNWFLENKVRFQEIQNELIMLTGSLLGEIEKFDKTLKGVDPKSCIFRIYKDVRFSKDKSPYKTHFGIFMRGGNRKIDGTGYYLHIEPDGSLLGGGCYQPEPKALQQIRERILVNTKSFRKIIENQKFVQNFGTTFYAEKLKTAPKGFAKDHPAIEFLKYKGFAVGKKIKNSDLTSNHFMDDAIQSFRTIYPLNQFLEETMAKK, from the coding sequence ATGAAAATTGGCAAAAATATTTTACAATTCCTTTCTGAATTAAAAATAAATAACAATCGAAACTGGTTTTTAGAAAACAAAGTTAGGTTTCAGGAAATTCAAAATGAGTTGATCATGCTCACTGGTTCTTTATTAGGTGAAATAGAAAAGTTTGATAAAACTCTTAAAGGAGTCGATCCTAAATCTTGTATTTTTAGAATCTATAAGGATGTTCGTTTTTCTAAAGATAAAAGTCCCTATAAAACTCATTTCGGGATTTTTATGCGAGGAGGAAATCGAAAGATTGATGGAACTGGATATTATTTACATATAGAACCTGATGGATCTTTACTCGGTGGCGGTTGTTACCAACCGGAACCCAAGGCCTTACAACAAATTAGAGAAAGGATTTTGGTCAATACAAAATCATTTCGAAAAATTATAGAGAATCAAAAATTTGTTCAAAATTTTGGAACCACCTTTTATGCGGAAAAGTTAAAAACAGCTCCTAAAGGTTTTGCCAAAGACCATCCAGCAATTGAGTTTTTGAAATACAAAGGATTTGCTGTGGGAAAAAAGATAAAAAATTCTGATTTAACATCCAATCATTTTATGGATGATGCGATCCAGAGTTTTCGAACCATTTACCCTCTGAATCAATTTCTAGAAGAAACTATGGCAAAAAAATAA
- a CDS encoding glycoside hydrolase family 1 protein produces the protein MSKSFELPKDFLLGSATAATQIEGGDINNNWYHWSLAGKVGNGESSFTGADHYARYVEDVKLLSKLNQECYRMSIEWSRIEPSEGEWSMEAVAHYRDEFRLLLEAGIQPLVTLHHFSCPEWFQKKGGWLGKDAVKEFLSFVEFSVKQFGDLVSEWCTINEPNVFANDSYVDGKYPPGSHGDIPAYLKVTRRLILSHLKSYKLIHKIRTESGFAGQTKVGFAHHLAVFAPLTSHPLARLGCFLSDYLFHEIQTKGFVEGKLSFPVGFGYPEGKGVFCDFIGINYYSRHLFKASYNPGNLFAVPMVDPNCPDSRKNDLGWEIYPEGLSKVCHRIWDEYKLPIYITENGIPDEKDEKREKYIVDHLAEIRRLIDEGVSVERYYYWSFLDNLEWNDGYGPKFGLVEVDYKNMSRKIRKSGMRYAEICKTKRVS, from the coding sequence ATGTCAAAAAGTTTTGAACTTCCCAAAGATTTTTTATTAGGTTCAGCAACGGCTGCCACTCAAATTGAAGGAGGAGATATCAATAATAATTGGTATCATTGGTCTCTCGCTGGAAAGGTTGGGAATGGTGAATCCAGTTTCACTGGTGCCGATCATTATGCTCGTTATGTGGAAGATGTAAAACTTTTATCAAAACTCAATCAAGAATGTTATCGGATGAGTATTGAATGGAGTCGGATCGAACCCTCCGAAGGGGAATGGTCCATGGAAGCAGTGGCCCATTATCGTGATGAGTTTCGGCTTCTTCTGGAAGCGGGGATCCAGCCTTTAGTTACACTCCATCATTTTTCTTGTCCAGAATGGTTTCAAAAAAAAGGGGGATGGTTAGGAAAGGATGCGGTGAAGGAGTTCCTTTCCTTTGTTGAATTTTCCGTGAAACAATTTGGTGATCTTGTTTCCGAATGGTGCACCATCAACGAACCTAATGTTTTTGCTAATGATAGTTATGTGGACGGTAAATACCCTCCGGGAAGCCATGGTGATATCCCTGCCTATCTAAAAGTAACTCGCCGCCTCATTCTTTCTCACCTCAAATCCTATAAACTCATTCATAAAATTCGAACAGAATCTGGTTTTGCAGGACAAACTAAGGTTGGTTTTGCGCACCATCTGGCTGTTTTTGCACCTCTAACATCCCATCCTTTGGCACGTCTTGGTTGTTTTTTAAGTGATTATCTATTTCATGAAATTCAAACAAAAGGTTTTGTGGAAGGGAAATTATCCTTTCCCGTTGGCTTTGGTTATCCGGAAGGAAAGGGTGTCTTTTGTGATTTCATTGGAATCAATTATTACTCTCGTCATCTTTTTAAAGCCAGTTACAATCCAGGAAACCTATTTGCCGTTCCCATGGTCGATCCGAATTGTCCAGATTCTCGCAAAAATGATTTGGGTTGGGAGATTTATCCGGAAGGACTCTCTAAAGTTTGTCATCGGATTTGGGATGAGTATAAACTTCCCATCTATATTACAGAAAATGGGATTCCCGACGAGAAAGATGAAAAAAGAGAAAAGTATATTGTCGACCATTTAGCGGAGATTCGTCGGTTGATCGATGAAGGTGTGTCTGTCGAACGTTATTACTATTGGTCGTTTTTGGATAATTTAGAATGGAACGATGGGTATGGACCAAAGTTTGGGCTTGTCGAAGTGGATTATAAGAATATGAGTAGGAAAATCCGTAAGAGCGGTATGCGTTATGCGGAGATTTGTAAAACGAAAAGAGTTAGTTGA